In a genomic window of Meleagris gallopavo isolate NT-WF06-2002-E0010 breed Aviagen turkey brand Nicholas breeding stock chromosome 1, Turkey_5.1, whole genome shotgun sequence:
- the KCNE1 gene encoding potassium voltage-gated channel subfamily E member 1, producing MLILSNDTALSILLSKLLQDHLEQTNSTTPSTVGSTGSSLEIIYVLMMVGLFGFFTVGVMVTNIRARRLEDSHNPYNMYIATDIWHKKDQEYFQAKLIENYKLCCVFENQLAVEQPSIHIPEEKSS from the coding sequence atgttgatACTGTCTAATGACACAGCCCTGAGCAttctcctctccaagctgcTTCAAGACCACCTGGAGCAGACAAATAGCACTACCCCCTCTACAGTTGGAAGCACTGGCAGCAGCCTGGAAATCATCTATGTGCTGATGATGGTCGGTCTCTTTGGCTTCTTCACAGTGGGAGTCATGGTGACCAATATCCGTGCTAGGAGGCTGGAAGACTCCCACAACCCCTACAACATGTACATTGCAACAGACATTTGGCACAAAAAGGACCAGGAATATTTTCAAGCAAAGCTTATAGAAAATTACAAGCTGTGCTGTGTCTTTGAAAACCAGCTGGCAGTAGAGCAGCCAAGCATACACATTCCTGAGGAGAAGTCTTCCTAG